The following proteins are co-located in the Molothrus ater isolate BHLD 08-10-18 breed brown headed cowbird chromosome 29, BPBGC_Mater_1.1, whole genome shotgun sequence genome:
- the LOC118696036 gene encoding claw keratin-like — translation MSCSSLCVPSCGVATPAPLADTCNEPCVRQCPDSTVVIQPPASVVTFPGPILSSFPQQSAVGSAGAPYVGAGSGGAFGSRGGYGGFGGFGGYGSYGGYGGFGSYGGFGGYGSCGRVSRSFGGSCGPC, via the coding sequence atgtcctgctccagcctgtgcgTGCCCAGCTGCGGCGTGGCCACCCCGGCCCCTCTGGCTGACACCTGCAACGAGCCCTGCGTGCGGCAGTGCCCCGACTCCACGGTGGTCATCCAGCCCCCGGCCTCGGTGGTCACCTTCCCCgggcccatcctcagctccttcccgcAGCAGAGCGCCGTGGGCTCGGCCGGAGCTCCCTACGTGGGCGCCGGCTCCGGGGGCGCCTTCGGAAGCCGTGGGGGCTACGGGGGCTTCGGGGGCTTCGGGGGCTATGGGAGCTATGGGGGTTACGGAGGTTTTGGGAGTTACGGAGGTTTTGGGGGTTACGGGAGCTGTGGCCGCGTTTCCCGCTCCTTCGGGGGCTCCTGCGGGCCCTGCTAA